TCTATAAGAATTTCAGTGATGTCAGGGGTAAAATAGTCACGAATGGATCTTAACACAAGATTTCTTTCTTTGTACAGGAGACAAGGCGCCTTTTCCTTCATCACATTTTTTTTAATGGTTTTCCACAGTCGCATCAGATACTTCAAGTCTTTGGTTAAAAGGGTTTTGGTACAGGTCATCCCTGCTGTTCGGACAATGATACCAAAACCTGGCGGCAGCTTTAACTTTGCGATAATTTCTTTTAGCCGGTTGCGTTCATCTTCATCCTCGATTTTCCGCGAAATACCGCGGTTTTCACTTCCGGGCATCAGCACCAAATACCTGCCCGGCAAAGATATGAATGTGGTGAGCATGGCTCCTTTCTTCATGAACGGATCTTTGGTGACCTGAACCAAAAGCTCCTGGCCGCGCTTGGCTATGTGATTTATAGAACGGTCACCTGAAGTATTGTCCTGGAAATAGTCGCTGTGAATTTCATGCTTTTGCAGGAATCCATGTCGCTGTGCCCCGTAATCGACAAACACGGCCTGAAGGCTGGGTTCTACGCGGGTGATGACGGCTTTGTAAATGTTTCCGTGGGTAATTTCTTTTGAAGCACTTTCGATATGAAATTCTTCCAGTTTGCTTTCCTTGACTTTTGCTATCCTGCATTCTTCGGGATCCACCGCATTGATTAGGATTTTATTGCTCATATATTATATGTCCTTGGGCCCAGGTAAATTATTAAAAAGGTCTTCAAGCACTCATGTCCGAGTCCCTGATCGCTTTAATGTTCATTGGGGAATATTTAAATCAGTTAAATTAGTCCGTCTTATTTTTATTGCATCACGGTTGCTTGCATTGCCTGCATATGAAATTGTAGAATACAAGTCAAACTATTTTTACATAAGGGCTTTTTAAAAGCCTAATAACAAATAAAATTTGCCTTGTTGCTATTTATTTAATATTATGGCATGTGAAATCACAGTTTGGGCAAGGCCGTCACATGCATGGCAAAATGAATTTCAGGAGGTAAAGCGGGTAATGGATGAACGGTACAATCCAGTCAGCGTAGAAAAAAAATGGCAAAGCGTCTGGGAGGCAACAGACCTGTTCAAGGCGTATGAGGATCCTGACAGAAAAAAATACTATCTACTTGAGATGTTTCCATATCCGTCCGGAAAAATACATATGGGGCATGTGAGAAATTATACCATTGGCGATGTGGTCGCAAGGTATAAAAGGATGCGGGGATTTAATGTCCTGCATCCAATGGGATGGGATGCATTTGGGATGCCCGCGGAAAATGCGGCCATAGCCAACAACACTCATCCGGCTAAATGGACCTACGATAATATTACTGCCATGCGCACACAGTTAAAGCGCATGGGATTCAGTTACGACTGGGACAGAGAAATCGCTACATGTAAACCCGAATATTACCGGTGGGAACAATGGTTGTTTTTAAAAATGTATGAAAAGGATATGGCATACCGAAAGAAGTCTTTTGTAAACTGGTGTGATAAATGCCGGACGGTTCTTGCCAACGAACAGGTGGAGGCCGGAATGTGTTGGAGATGCGGAGAGGCGGTTCGTCAGAAGAAGCTGTGGCAGTGGTTTTTTCGGGTGACCGACTACGCCGAGGATCTGCTTGTATATTCCGATAAACTGTCCGGCTGGCCTGATAAAGTAATTACCATGCAGAAAAACTGGATCGGCAAGAGTGTGGGGGCTGAAATCCGGTTTTCCATTGAAAACCCTGTGGATAGCACAGATGAATACATCAATGTTTTTACCACCAGGCAGGATACGGTTTTTGGCGCAACTTTCATGGTTCTTGCGCCGGAGCATCCCCTGGTACTTAAGCTTTCCAGAGGAACCGTTCAGGAGAAAGAGACCGCAGATTTTGTGGATCGTATGTCCAGGCAGGACAGATCCGGAAAGGCCATAGAAAACCATGAAAAGGAAGGGGTTTTTACCGGGGCCTGGTGTATAAATCCCATGCACGGCAAACGTATGCCGATTTATACGGCCAATTTTGCCCTTATGGAATATGGAACGGGTGCGGTGATGTCTGTACCCGCACATGACCAGCGTGATTTTGAGTTTGCCAAAAAATATGGGTTGGATATTGTACCGGTGGTAAAGCCCTATGATGAAGACCTTAGCCCGGTTTCCATGACCGAGGCATATACCGGTGAAGGCGTGATGATCAACTCGGGCCAATTTGACGGGATGGATAGTAATAAAGCCCGAAATGAAATTACCGCATATCTCGAAAAAAATGATATCGGTCAAAGAACCGTCAGTTTCAGACTGAGAGACTGGGGAATTTCCAGGCAGCGGTACTGGGGTGCTCCGATCCCCATGATTCACTGTAAAAAATGTGGGATTGTTCCGGTCGCTAAAGAACAGCTTCCCATAGTACTTCCGGAAGACGCAGATATTCTTGAAGGCGGCAAATCTCCGCTTCCCGAACTGGATCATTTTACCAAGACGGAGTGTCCCCAGTGCCATAGTCTTGATGCAAAAAGAGAAACCGATACCATGGATACCTTCGTAGAATCTTCCTGGTATTTTGAAAGGTACTGCAGTCCGGACTGCAACACCGGTATGTTTGACCGGGTGGCTGTGGATTATTGGATGCCGGTGGATCAATATATTGGCGGAGTGGAGCATGCTATTTTGCATCTTTTGTATTCAAGGTACTATACCAGAGTGCTCAAAGAAATGGGACTGGTTAATTTTAAGGAGCCGTTTACGCGGCTTTTAACCCAGGGAATGGTTTGCAAGGAAACATCCTTTTGTACGGAACACGGCTTTCTTAGCCCTGAAGAAGAGGATGTGCGCGGCAAAAAGCGATTGTGCCGTATTTGTGGCCGGGAAACTGAGGTGGGTCGCATAGAAAAAATGTCTAAATCGAAAAAAAATGTGGTTGATCCGAACATATTGCTGGAAAAATACGGTGCGGATACCACCAGACTTTTTTGTCTTTTTGCCGCACCCCCTGAAAGGGACTTGGAATGGAGCGAGCAGGGAGTTGAGGGGGGTTACCGTTTCCTCAATCGTGTCTGGCGACTTGCGGCGAATCTCATGGATTCAATAAAAGGCGTTCAAACTTTTGAAGGCAAGGTGGAAGATCTTGATGGCGGGTTAAGACATCTTTACCGGAAAACCCATCAGACCATAAGCAAAGTGACCAGAGATATAGAAGACAGGTTTCACTTTAATACCGCCATAAGTGCCGTCATGGAGCTTTATAATACCATGAACGGTATGAAACTTGAAGAAAACAGCCCGGTTTCGGCGGGTGTAATGAGATTTGCCATGGAATCCGTTGTACTCCTCCTGGCGCCCATAGTACCTCATTTTGCCGATGAAATATGGGAAGCGATGGGGCATGAATCGAGTGTTCTGTTGGAATCTTGGCCGACCTATAATAAAGATATTCTGTATGAGGATGAATGGCTGATTGTGGTCCAGGTCAATGGCAAACTCAGGAGCAGGTTTTCAGTCGGTGCTGGTACGGATGAAGATACCATAAAGCAAATGGCTCTTTCGGATGAACGGGCAAAAAAATTCATAAACGATCAGCCTGTTAAAAAGGTTATTGTGGTAAAGAATAAGCTGGTTAATATTGTGGTATAGCCAATGGTCGAGCCATACCGATCAGTTGCTGCCGGTCTTGTCGCGCATGTTGTTTTTCTGTTGACCGTTCATCAACTGAGGTCAAATTATGTTTGTAAAAAAAAGAAATAATTTTTTTATCCTTATATTACTGATACTTGTTTCAGGTTGTGGGTACAGGTTTGCAGGAACCGGTGATTTTCCGGAAAACACCAAAAACATTTTCATACCGATACTTGAAAACCGCACCTCCGAAAGCAGGCTGGAAAAGCTGGTAACAGATGATATCATCTATGAATTTACCAGTAACAGAAAAGATATCTTGGCAAAGAGCATGGAAGATGCGGATGCCGTTCTTTATGGAAACATCCATTCTATAAGCATTGCAACTATTTCCCGGGACGATCCGAACACTTCCACAGAAAGAAGTGTAAAACTGTTCGTCGACATGAAACTGGTTGCTCCTGACGGCAGAGTCATCTGGCGGGTAGAACAAATTATGGCAGACGAAGCTTACAACGTCGTACTGGGGGATAAGTACAGGACGTTACAAAACAGGCGAGAGGCGATTTCAAAGGTTTCTCAAAGGCTGGCAGAAAAAATTTTTACACGCATGACGGATAATTTTTAATGAACGGCATTGTTGGCAAATTTTGCCAGGCGGGATATTTTTCTGGCAGCCGTTTTTTTATGGATGACCCCCTTTTTGGCTGCGATATCTATCACAGACTTTGCCATGTTAAGATTGGCGGTCATTGTTTCGCCTGACGATTCACCTTCGGCAAGTCGAACTTGCTTGGTCACGTTATTTATTTTTGTTCGGTAAGACTTGTTACGCATGCGTCTTATTTCATTCTGACGGGCGCGTTTTAAAGCGGATTTGTGATTGGCCAAAGTAGTAAGCTCCTTTTCTGAAATTTGATAAAAATGAATTACCTATAAAATAAAAAAAAGGATGTCAAGGTATTTATTCTGATTTTAGCAGAACTTAATATAAAATGTCTGAAAATACCCGTGTGACAAAGGCTGCAGGTGTTGTAAGCTCAGCCACTTTGTTAAGCCGCATTTTTGGTTATATAAGGGATATGGTTATCGCCGCAATTTTTGGCGCGGGCTTTTATTCCGATGCATTTGTTGCCGCTTTCAGGATTCCCAACCTTATCAGGAGGCTTTTTGGCGAAGGTTCCTTAAGCATTTCATTTGTTCCTGTTTTTACCCAATACATCACAGAAAAAGGAAAAGACGAAGCCTTTGAGATGGCAAGATCTGCCATAAAACTGCTTTCGGTTCTACTGGTTATTATAACTGTTGCGGGTATTGCCCTCTCGCCCTGGATCGTTCATATTTTTGCCCCGGGGTTTACCGGGTCGCCTGAAAAGTATGCGCTTACCGTCGTGCTGACGCGCATCATGTTTCCTTATATCTTTTTTATATGCCTGGTTGCGCTGAGCATGGGTATTTTAAATGTCTTGGGGCATTTTGCCGCACCTGCGCTTGCACCGGTATTTTTAAATATAGCGATGATTGTCTCGGTAACCGCAGTATCTATAGCGTCAACCGATCCAGCAAACCGTGTATATGGACTTGCATTTGGCGTGGTGGTTGGAGGGTGTTTGCAGCTTGCACTTCAGGTACCGTTTTTGATTAAAAACGGTTTTTATTTCTGGCAAAAAACCGCAATATGGCATTCGGGGTTAAAAAGAATCGTTAAGCTGTTTTTCCCCGCCATATTCGGTTCAGCCGTGTATCAGATTAACACTCTGGTGATCACCCTTCTTGCCTCGATACAATCTGAAGGTAGTGTTTCGTATCTTTACTATGCAGACCGGCTGGTTCAGTTTCCTTTGGGGATTTTTGCTATTGCTGCTGCAACCGCACTGCTGCCCAGCATTTCCAGGCAGGCAGCAGCAAAAGACATGCAGGCGGTAAGGGATTCTTTTGCATATACATTGAAACTTGTTTTTTTTATAACCATTCCTGCCATGGTGGGGCTTATTGTATTGCGGCAGCCGGTGGTGGCCCTGCTATTTCAAAGAGGGGCCTTTGGAGGTGAAGCCACCCTGTTGACTGCCAAGGCTGTTTTGTATTATAGCATCGGCCTGTGGGCTGTTTCAGGTGTAAGGATTATTGTATTTACCCTTTATGCACTAAAAGATACAAAAACACCTGTTTATACTGCAGCTATATCCATCATGGCCAATATAATACTTGGAGTTGTTTTAATGGAGCCCATGGGACATGCCGGCCTTGCATTGGCTTTATCCCTTGCTTCAATGCTTAACTTCGGACTTCTGATGCGGTCATTAAATATAAAGCTGGGTCCATTGAAGCAGCCGGGTCTAGCTGAATTTGTTTGCAAAAATATAATATGTTCTGTATTAATGGGGACGGTGGTGTGGACGGTGGCCCTATATATTATTCCGCCGGGAACGGAAAGCCTGTCTGGTCTAATTATAGGGCTTTTGGGAAGTATTTTAACCGGTCTTGTCATTTACGGTGGTTTTTCCATAATTTTTAAAACCCTGGATATTAAAACGGTTTTAAATCTGGGTTTATTTAAGCGACAATAATATGCTGAACAAAGTTAAGCTAAAATTATCCATGGCCATATTGATATTGTTTTCCATGCTTTTTCTTATTTTGTTTGCTGAAAACGGCCTTGTTGATCTTAATTCGCTTAGAAAGGAAAGAGACAGGCTGATTGAAAAAAATGAAAATCTTGCCAGGGATAATCTTGATTTGTATAATGAAATAGAACGGTTAAAAAATGATGATAAATATATTGAAAATATTGCAAGGCAGGAACTCGGTATGATCGGGAAAGACGAAATAATATTAAAACCAACCCATGGTTCAGCAAAACGGTTGAAACAGAAATGATACCGGATAACGATTTTAAAACAGTCACCATGGCCAAGGTTTATGCCGGTCAGGGCCATTATGAAAAAGCAGCAGAAATTTATAAGCACCTTTTAAAAAATGAACCCGACAATCCGGATCTTGCCAGAGCACTTGCAGGAGTTGAAAACAAATTACACCCAAAAATAAGAGGGGGGAGTGAGGATCTTGGAGACCTGTTCAGCACATGGATCGATCTTATTCTCAGGTATAAAAAGATGAGGTATTTAAGGAAGATAAAAGGAACGTTTAAGGGGTGAGATCT
This DNA window, taken from Thermodesulfobacteriota bacterium, encodes the following:
- the leuS gene encoding leucine--tRNA ligase, giving the protein MDERYNPVSVEKKWQSVWEATDLFKAYEDPDRKKYYLLEMFPYPSGKIHMGHVRNYTIGDVVARYKRMRGFNVLHPMGWDAFGMPAENAAIANNTHPAKWTYDNITAMRTQLKRMGFSYDWDREIATCKPEYYRWEQWLFLKMYEKDMAYRKKSFVNWCDKCRTVLANEQVEAGMCWRCGEAVRQKKLWQWFFRVTDYAEDLLVYSDKLSGWPDKVITMQKNWIGKSVGAEIRFSIENPVDSTDEYINVFTTRQDTVFGATFMVLAPEHPLVLKLSRGTVQEKETADFVDRMSRQDRSGKAIENHEKEGVFTGAWCINPMHGKRMPIYTANFALMEYGTGAVMSVPAHDQRDFEFAKKYGLDIVPVVKPYDEDLSPVSMTEAYTGEGVMINSGQFDGMDSNKARNEITAYLEKNDIGQRTVSFRLRDWGISRQRYWGAPIPMIHCKKCGIVPVAKEQLPIVLPEDADILEGGKSPLPELDHFTKTECPQCHSLDAKRETDTMDTFVESSWYFERYCSPDCNTGMFDRVAVDYWMPVDQYIGGVEHAILHLLYSRYYTRVLKEMGLVNFKEPFTRLLTQGMVCKETSFCTEHGFLSPEEEDVRGKKRLCRICGRETEVGRIEKMSKSKKNVVDPNILLEKYGADTTRLFCLFAAPPERDLEWSEQGVEGGYRFLNRVWRLAANLMDSIKGVQTFEGKVEDLDGGLRHLYRKTHQTISKVTRDIEDRFHFNTAISAVMELYNTMNGMKLEENSPVSAGVMRFAMESVVLLLAPIVPHFADEIWEAMGHESSVLLESWPTYNKDILYEDEWLIVVQVNGKLRSRFSVGAGTDEDTIKQMALSDERAKKFINDQPVKKVIVVKNKLVNIVV
- the lptE gene encoding LPS assembly lipoprotein LptE encodes the protein MFVKKRNNFFILILLILVSGCGYRFAGTGDFPENTKNIFIPILENRTSESRLEKLVTDDIIYEFTSNRKDILAKSMEDADAVLYGNIHSISIATISRDDPNTSTERSVKLFVDMKLVAPDGRVIWRVEQIMADEAYNVVLGDKYRTLQNRREAISKVSQRLAEKIFTRMTDNF
- the rpsT gene encoding 30S ribosomal protein S20, with protein sequence MANHKSALKRARQNEIRRMRNKSYRTKINNVTKQVRLAEGESSGETMTANLNMAKSVIDIAAKKGVIHKKTAARKISRLAKFANNAVH
- the murJ gene encoding murein biosynthesis integral membrane protein MurJ, which translates into the protein MSENTRVTKAAGVVSSATLLSRIFGYIRDMVIAAIFGAGFYSDAFVAAFRIPNLIRRLFGEGSLSISFVPVFTQYITEKGKDEAFEMARSAIKLLSVLLVIITVAGIALSPWIVHIFAPGFTGSPEKYALTVVLTRIMFPYIFFICLVALSMGILNVLGHFAAPALAPVFLNIAMIVSVTAVSIASTDPANRVYGLAFGVVVGGCLQLALQVPFLIKNGFYFWQKTAIWHSGLKRIVKLFFPAIFGSAVYQINTLVITLLASIQSEGSVSYLYYADRLVQFPLGIFAIAAATALLPSISRQAAAKDMQAVRDSFAYTLKLVFFITIPAMVGLIVLRQPVVALLFQRGAFGGEATLLTAKAVLYYSIGLWAVSGVRIIVFTLYALKDTKTPVYTAAISIMANIILGVVLMEPMGHAGLALALSLASMLNFGLLMRSLNIKLGPLKQPGLAEFVCKNIICSVLMGTVVWTVALYIIPPGTESLSGLIIGLLGSILTGLVIYGGFSIIFKTLDIKTVLNLGLFKRQ
- a CDS encoding septum formation initiator family protein, translated to MLNKVKLKLSMAILILFSMLFLILFAENGLVDLNSLRKERDRLIEKNENLARDNLDLYNEIERLKNDDKYIENIARQELGMIGKDEIILKPTHGSAKRLKQK